Proteins from a genomic interval of Tenacibaculum sp. SZ-18:
- a CDS encoding baseplate J/gp47 family protein, with amino-acid sequence MSKILPNILTRNGAGQEQRFISALHPENFELHDFTIEDWILFAYNFSKNINYFSTNNYEVASGDWQNFYKRLTTDAIPFRGTREYDKLKETISDNLKELSKESKLTPHLTLFVCFLNLLELSKKRFNQLTKRHLDFYYKEILQVDKREPIADQAHVVFELAKKITEQQIQEGTSLDAKKDALGNVRIYKTNEELIANKTVVSQIKTVYNSNKEELQKIKVSSNAKTKDVLEEPLQEDKPYWYPFGYPSIAKNVNELPDANLGFSIASPMLFLEEGLRTIILTFKFNDNFTKEKLNIDEILETITIFGSGSEKWIQPELTLINGASAGELDTDIKEISFTLQLDYDTEPLVNYNQELFLTKYDTKHPLVRFEFDMSNSSSYNFYKILAENTLNEIIINVDVAGVKSVTIENDNGRLKPNKPFNPFTTRPISGSNFSVNYQEAFSKKWTNFTVNLNWKNVPDDLQNWYAAYVNSSSFSSITEYGNAIKNTIGIESRNLIVSGSDYFKIEKRLLHTGGVSKETAGEIMNLFSRDEIEDGDNKEVIYSSKITTQNVANSYAIDKAGPLQLSLEQSFLHELYPRLYALAVSSQNLDIDLPNEPYTPLIESISVDYVAEESLVLSEASSKTNRIQLFHEHAFGQSEENYSKKKVLQEEKNIIDVFDKDTIQTFLVPRYCKGGHLFIGLENVVNQQNVALLIQVLEGSENPLVPSFSDSEKVHWSVLCDNKWKSLESNIISNDTDNFLKSGIINISIPREATSNNTLLPEGFVWIKAQMNREFDAVCQAIDIHAQAVVATFENNSNEVSHLKDGLPSGTIKKMVTRIPQVKSITQPYNAFGGSSEETDENFYRRISERLRHKNRAITLWDYEHIILQEFPEIYKVKCLNHTSDKSFTSAGNVTIVVVPDTVNKNVFDIYQPRVSMALLNKISNHVNELNTLHVKAKVINPNYEEVTIGLEAKFYDGYDENFYKEQLKTDITKFLSPWAFDDAKEVTFGVMLHKSVLIDYIEKLSYVDYLQNVTMNEDADIYKIVPTDPKSILVSAKEHSISTVLTTCKGKKTKIEPVCQL; translated from the coding sequence ATGAGTAAAATCCTACCTAATATATTAACCCGTAATGGAGCTGGACAGGAGCAACGATTTATAAGTGCTTTGCATCCTGAAAATTTCGAATTACATGATTTTACTATAGAAGATTGGATACTATTCGCTTATAATTTTTCTAAAAACATAAATTACTTTTCTACAAATAACTATGAGGTTGCTTCAGGAGATTGGCAAAACTTTTATAAGAGGTTAACTACTGATGCTATTCCATTCAGAGGGACCAGAGAATATGATAAACTAAAAGAAACGATAAGTGATAATTTAAAGGAATTATCAAAAGAATCTAAATTGACGCCTCATCTTACACTTTTTGTATGTTTTCTTAATTTATTAGAGTTATCTAAAAAGAGATTCAATCAACTTACAAAACGTCATTTAGATTTTTATTACAAAGAAATACTACAAGTTGACAAAAGAGAACCAATTGCTGATCAAGCACATGTTGTTTTTGAGTTAGCTAAGAAAATCACAGAGCAACAAATACAAGAGGGAACTTCTTTAGATGCAAAAAAAGATGCTCTTGGTAATGTAAGAATTTATAAAACAAACGAAGAGTTAATTGCGAATAAAACTGTGGTCAGCCAAATTAAAACGGTTTACAATAGTAACAAAGAAGAGTTACAAAAAATAAAAGTAAGCTCAAATGCAAAAACAAAAGATGTTTTAGAAGAACCTCTACAAGAAGATAAACCATATTGGTATCCATTTGGTTATCCATCAATAGCCAAGAATGTAAACGAATTACCAGATGCCAACTTAGGTTTTTCAATTGCTTCTCCAATGTTGTTTCTAGAAGAGGGTTTACGTACTATAATACTAACTTTTAAATTCAATGATAATTTCACTAAAGAGAAATTAAATATTGATGAAATCCTAGAAACGATAACCATTTTTGGAAGTGGTAGTGAAAAGTGGATTCAACCAGAACTAACCTTAATAAATGGTGCGAGTGCTGGTGAATTAGATACTGATATAAAAGAAATTAGCTTCACGCTTCAGTTAGATTATGATACTGAGCCATTGGTTAATTATAACCAAGAGTTATTTCTTACAAAGTATGATACAAAACATCCTTTAGTTCGTTTCGAGTTTGACATGTCTAATTCATCAAGTTATAATTTTTATAAAATATTAGCGGAAAATACTTTGAATGAAATCATTATCAATGTTGATGTAGCAGGTGTAAAGTCAGTTACTATTGAAAATGATAATGGACGTTTAAAACCAAATAAACCTTTTAATCCATTTACAACTCGACCAATTTCTGGAAGTAATTTTTCAGTGAATTACCAAGAAGCTTTTTCAAAAAAATGGACGAACTTCACAGTTAATTTAAATTGGAAAAATGTACCAGATGATTTACAAAATTGGTATGCAGCTTATGTCAATTCCTCTAGTTTCTCATCTATTACTGAGTATGGAAATGCAATTAAAAATACCATCGGAATTGAAAGTCGAAACTTAATTGTATCAGGTTCCGATTATTTTAAAATAGAGAAAAGATTATTACATACAGGAGGAGTCTCAAAAGAAACAGCAGGTGAAATAATGAATCTTTTTTCAAGAGATGAAATTGAAGATGGAGACAATAAAGAAGTTATCTATTCATCAAAAATTACGACTCAAAATGTTGCTAATTCTTACGCGATTGATAAAGCTGGACCATTGCAATTGTCACTGGAACAGTCTTTCTTACATGAATTGTATCCAAGATTATACGCGCTTGCTGTAAGTTCTCAAAATTTGGATATTGACTTACCAAATGAACCTTATACACCTTTAATAGAAAGCATTTCTGTGGACTATGTAGCTGAGGAATCTTTAGTACTTTCAGAAGCTTCAAGTAAGACAAATAGAATTCAATTGTTCCATGAACACGCATTCGGACAAAGCGAAGAGAATTATTCAAAAAAGAAAGTTTTACAAGAAGAGAAAAATATTATAGATGTCTTCGATAAAGATACAATTCAAACTTTTTTAGTTCCAAGATATTGTAAAGGAGGTCATTTATTTATTGGGTTAGAAAATGTTGTAAATCAACAAAATGTAGCATTGTTAATTCAGGTTTTAGAAGGGAGTGAAAATCCTTTAGTTCCTAGTTTTAGCGATTCCGAAAAAGTACACTGGTCAGTCTTATGTGATAATAAATGGAAAAGTCTGGAGAGTAATATCATCTCAAATGATACCGATAATTTTTTAAAGTCTGGAATTATTAACATTTCAATTCCGAGAGAAGCAACTTCCAATAACACATTACTTCCAGAGGGCTTTGTTTGGATCAAAGCTCAAATGAATAGAGAATTCGATGCTGTTTGTCAAGCAATAGATATCCATGCTCAGGCGGTCGTAGCAACTTTTGAAAATAATTCCAATGAGGTGAGTCACTTAAAAGATGGATTACCATCAGGGACTATTAAAAAAATGGTGACAAGAATTCCGCAAGTAAAGTCAATAACTCAACCTTACAATGCGTTCGGAGGAAGTTCTGAAGAGACAGATGAGAATTTTTATCGCAGAATAAGTGAACGTTTACGGCACAAAAATAGAGCAATAACTCTTTGGGATTATGAACATATCATATTACAAGAGTTCCCAGAAATTTATAAAGTAAAATGTTTAAATCATACTTCTGATAAAAGTTTTACATCAGCAGGAAATGTAACAATTGTTGTTGTACCAGATACGGTAAACAAAAATGTTTTTGATATTTATCAACCACGAGTAAGCATGGCTTTATTGAATAAAATTAGCAATCATGTAAATGAACTAAATACGCTTCATGTAAAAGCAAAAGTTATCAATCCAAATTATGAAGAAGTAACCATTGGTTTAGAAGCTAAATTCTACGATGGTTATGACGAGAACTTTTACAAAGAACAACTCAAAACAGATATAACCAAATTCTTATCTCCTTGGGCTTTTGATGATGCAAAAGAAGTAACATTTGGAGTAATGCTTCATAAAAGTGTATTAATCGATTATATAGAAAAACTTTCGTATGTCGATTATTTACAGAATGTTACTATGAATGAGGATGCAGATATTTACAAAATTGTACCAACAGATCCCAAGTCCATTTTAGTTTCAGCGAAAGAACATTCAATAAGTACCGTATTAACAACATGTAAAGGAAAAAAAACTAAGATAGAACCTGTATGTCAACTATAA
- a CDS encoding CIS tube protein produces the protein MSQGELKKLVIKAYKDEKFNDEVADGEFTTLVNPEKYMVAYKPEYTEEQGQGTSGWHPKFAKIAPQEIDLDLLFDSSGVIDGEADYVDGIIGKIEDFKRIVFEYDGDKHKPNYLMVKWGALLFKGSLVDLSIEYRLFAPDGTPIRANAKLKLKGTIDDDLRVARENNQSPDLTHYRKVKAGETLPLMCHRIYGDPKYYLEVARVNNITQFRKLKTGQELFFPPLQKFA, from the coding sequence ATGAGTCAAGGAGAATTAAAAAAACTTGTAATTAAAGCTTACAAAGACGAAAAGTTTAATGACGAAGTCGCTGATGGTGAGTTTACAACACTTGTGAATCCTGAAAAGTATATGGTTGCTTACAAACCAGAATACACGGAAGAACAAGGGCAAGGAACAAGTGGTTGGCATCCTAAGTTTGCTAAAATTGCTCCACAAGAGATTGATCTAGATTTACTATTTGATAGCTCAGGAGTCATTGATGGTGAAGCCGATTATGTAGACGGAATTATTGGTAAGATAGAAGATTTTAAACGTATTGTTTTTGAGTACGACGGAGATAAGCACAAACCAAACTATCTAATGGTAAAATGGGGCGCATTACTTTTCAAAGGTTCTTTAGTCGACTTGTCTATTGAATACCGATTGTTTGCTCCAGATGGAACTCCCATAAGAGCAAATGCTAAGCTTAAGCTTAAAGGAACTATTGATGACGATTTGAGAGTTGCAAGAGAGAATAATCAGTCACCAGATTTAACGCATTACAGAAAGGTAAAAGCAGGAGAAACATTACCCTTAATGTGTCATCGCATTTATGGAGATCCAAAGTATTATTTGGAAGTAGCTCGAGTAAATAATATCACACAGTTTAGAAAATTAAAAACAGGTCAAGAATTGTTTTTTCCACCATTACAAAAGTTTGCCTAA
- a CDS encoding contractile injection system tape measure protein, with protein sequence MRIQEHIINKVVVDINTSSKKVAEELKNSVDTFLKEEIFPLIESFFESISTTDQIIKLIPKLNLNIDLSGFTSSVSSESFKIEVKRNISDQLKEIINQPEVHNIEITEKSVEKSKADTFFYFMENGTFSWWNNYTENYNFTRKDLFEITETVNYNSSFFNLLKSVKARIRLLNQFLDEELQLLFLGVSQKPQEYVFLLNEIISFNKKNQTNNEFRKEIWNAFIELTIQGNIQILFELLLENQLFFENNNLQIEKETIHLFIKSIFQNKPEVKNLLPTSFLDNLLEVKFCSPNLNVKPEYKKTDKNQDIKINTELSEENSLQSVLERNSKEKKDIEKTELTLNKTEENSILLNSFETKKKLENIEIIDAQFYNDFNLQRENDRIESDSGNEEVSTSNIKNSEQTFSEFEEKYSVKPTELLEGNSTTIIANSSSNIENKKPENEELVKKVAEESSENKVIQNEKNASVISPSSNNSFDLKNGDDFSKELLISKNDKELLTKENNEENSSISNSQKVAKSNERIDVSTPKSTRPNNVLMKEVAEVSSRKNMKHQTNQKPATLRNLKELFNGFTMSKSYIINNAGLILIHPFLKQFFASNNLLNDHNQIIKTTEAVHLLHYVATKKEKQIESNLIFEKFLCNVPIEESIDRNITLTDEMKESAENLLESVVFNWEILKSSSPDLIRNEFIQRQGKLDLTKENPQITIERKTQDILLDKLPWNYSLCKLPWMKKLLFTDW encoded by the coding sequence ATGAGGATTCAAGAACACATAATCAACAAAGTTGTTGTAGATATAAATACGAGTTCTAAAAAGGTAGCTGAAGAGCTTAAAAATTCTGTAGATACTTTTTTAAAAGAGGAAATATTTCCTCTTATTGAATCCTTTTTTGAGTCTATTTCCACAACAGATCAAATCATAAAATTAATTCCTAAACTTAATTTAAATATTGATTTGAGCGGTTTTACTTCATCGGTATCTTCCGAGAGTTTTAAAATTGAAGTAAAACGAAATATTTCTGATCAATTAAAAGAAATCATAAACCAACCAGAGGTTCATAATATTGAAATCACGGAAAAATCTGTAGAGAAATCGAAAGCTGATACGTTCTTTTATTTTATGGAAAACGGAACTTTTTCTTGGTGGAATAATTATACGGAGAATTACAATTTTACTAGAAAAGACTTATTTGAAATAACCGAAACTGTAAATTACAATTCTAGCTTTTTCAATCTTTTGAAATCGGTAAAAGCAAGAATTCGATTGTTGAATCAGTTTTTAGATGAGGAATTACAACTATTGTTTTTAGGTGTTTCTCAAAAGCCACAAGAATATGTTTTTCTTTTAAATGAAATTATCTCGTTTAATAAGAAAAATCAAACTAACAATGAGTTCAGAAAAGAAATATGGAACGCTTTTATAGAGTTAACAATTCAAGGAAACATTCAAATATTATTCGAGTTATTGTTGGAAAATCAATTGTTTTTTGAAAACAATAATCTTCAAATAGAAAAAGAAACAATTCATTTATTTATAAAGTCTATTTTTCAAAATAAACCTGAAGTAAAGAATTTATTGCCAACAAGTTTCCTAGATAATCTTTTAGAAGTAAAGTTCTGTTCACCCAATTTAAATGTAAAACCTGAGTATAAAAAAACAGATAAGAATCAAGATATAAAAATAAACACTGAGTTATCAGAAGAAAATAGTTTACAATCTGTATTAGAGCGAAATTCTAAAGAAAAAAAAGATATCGAAAAAACTGAATTGACATTAAATAAAACAGAAGAGAATTCAATCCTTTTGAATTCTTTTGAAACTAAAAAAAAGCTAGAAAATATTGAAATTATTGATGCTCAGTTTTATAATGATTTTAATTTACAGAGAGAGAATGATAGAATTGAATCTGATTCTGGAAATGAGGAAGTTTCTACAAGTAACATAAAAAATTCTGAGCAAACATTTTCAGAATTTGAAGAGAAATATTCAGTAAAACCAACTGAATTGTTGGAAGGAAATTCAACTACTATAATAGCAAATAGTTCAAGTAATATTGAAAATAAAAAGCCAGAAAATGAAGAGTTAGTCAAAAAGGTTGCAGAAGAATCTAGTGAAAATAAAGTTATTCAAAATGAAAAAAATGCTAGTGTAATTTCGCCATCCTCAAATAATAGTTTCGATTTAAAAAATGGAGATGATTTTTCAAAGGAATTATTGATTTCCAAAAATGATAAAGAGTTGCTTACAAAAGAAAATAATGAAGAGAATTCATCGATTTCAAACTCGCAAAAAGTTGCTAAGAGTAATGAAAGAATTGATGTTTCAACACCAAAATCAACAAGGCCAAATAATGTGTTGATGAAAGAAGTAGCTGAGGTTTCTTCGAGAAAGAATATGAAACATCAAACGAATCAAAAACCAGCAACATTGAGAAACTTGAAAGAACTATTTAACGGATTTACAATGTCTAAATCGTACATAATTAATAATGCTGGACTTATATTAATTCATCCATTTCTCAAACAGTTTTTCGCTTCTAATAATTTACTTAATGATCACAACCAAATTATAAAAACAACTGAGGCTGTTCATCTTTTGCATTATGTTGCAACAAAAAAAGAAAAGCAAATTGAGAGCAATTTAATTTTTGAAAAGTTCTTATGCAATGTGCCAATTGAGGAGTCTATTGATAGAAATATTACACTTACCGATGAGATGAAAGAAAGTGCAGAAAATCTTTTAGAGTCGGTGGTGTTTAATTGGGAGATTTTGAAAAGTTCTTCGCCAGATTTAATTCGAAACGAGTTTATACAAAGACAAGGAAAATTAGATCTAACAAAGGAAAACCCACAAATTACAATTGAAAGAAAAACACAAGATATTTTATTAGATAAATTACCATGGAACTACAGCTTATGCAAACTTCCTTGGATGAAAAAATTATTGTTTACAGACTGGTAA
- a CDS encoding eCIS core domain-containing protein: MFTRDQKHGRKFQTVKENKTFIQPKLKMGQPGDKYEIEADKMADKVVNKSTGNKNIQSKGSEDEVQKKPLASEITTFVQKKESSEEDKPIQKMEEEEAVQSKEEEIQKMEEQEAVQNKEEEVQTKKNNTKKSTTSNSFESRLKRGNGGQKMDISIKQEMESGFGVDFSNVRIHNDGNSRELSGEIGAQAFTHGNDIYFNKGKYNPESKEGKHLLAHELTHTIQQKGRLERSIQKKSVVPGTEDKDKNKLKKYKTAFPYFYKYMTSHFGEYLTGSEKIKKALLKNSVGILTEEKIKETTDFEKGNGPAIELVEFSNPNQHGEYFYQGNTIKLDYRLVEKYEEIMSNPNASAEQKNAISISLNQVLINEFTHYGDAIDGIDAIKDEKGNVVNNMEPGEGAEGNFTSKYDEGNEAVAEIFKFYGSSMRDGLQNYAFHAKGIYLDPTTLKEVEKDISVIDKSVLPPIPRIIK; this comes from the coding sequence ATGTTTACAAGGGATCAAAAGCACGGAAGAAAATTCCAAACGGTAAAAGAAAATAAAACATTTATCCAGCCAAAGTTGAAAATGGGACAACCCGGAGATAAATATGAAATTGAAGCCGATAAAATGGCTGATAAAGTTGTAAATAAATCAACTGGAAATAAAAATATACAATCAAAAGGAAGTGAAGACGAAGTACAGAAAAAACCTTTAGCATCCGAGATAACAACATTTGTTCAAAAGAAAGAAAGTTCTGAGGAAGATAAGCCTATTCAAAAAATGGAAGAAGAAGAGGCTGTTCAAAGTAAAGAGGAAGAGATTCAGAAAATGGAAGAGCAAGAGGCTGTTCAGAATAAAGAAGAAGAGGTTCAAACGAAAAAGAATAACACAAAAAAAAGTACAACTTCGAATTCTTTTGAAAGTAGATTGAAAAGAGGAAATGGAGGGCAAAAAATGGATATTTCAATCAAACAAGAAATGGAGTCAGGATTTGGTGTTGATTTTTCAAATGTAAGAATTCATAATGATGGGAACTCTAGAGAATTAAGTGGAGAAATTGGTGCGCAAGCATTTACACACGGAAATGATATCTACTTTAATAAGGGAAAATACAATCCTGAGAGCAAGGAAGGTAAGCATTTGTTAGCTCATGAATTAACACATACGATTCAGCAAAAAGGAAGGTTAGAAAGATCTATTCAAAAAAAATCTGTCGTTCCAGGAACTGAAGATAAAGACAAAAATAAACTTAAGAAATACAAAACAGCATTTCCGTATTTCTATAAATACATGACAAGTCATTTTGGAGAGTATTTAACAGGGAGTGAAAAAATTAAAAAAGCATTGTTGAAAAATTCTGTAGGTATTTTAACTGAGGAAAAGATAAAAGAAACAACTGATTTTGAAAAAGGAAATGGACCTGCAATTGAACTTGTCGAATTCTCGAATCCTAATCAACATGGAGAATATTTTTATCAAGGAAATACCATAAAACTTGACTATCGATTGGTTGAGAAATATGAAGAAATTATGTCAAATCCTAATGCAAGTGCTGAACAAAAAAATGCAATAAGTATTAGTTTAAATCAAGTACTCATTAATGAGTTTACGCATTATGGAGATGCAATAGATGGAATCGATGCGATTAAAGATGAAAAAGGAAATGTGGTAAACAATATGGAACCAGGAGAAGGAGCAGAAGGGAATTTCACATCTAAGTATGATGAAGGAAATGAGGCAGTCGCTGAGATTTTTAAGTTTTACGGAAGCTCTATGAGAGATGGACTACAAAATTACGCTTTCCATGCAAAAGGAATATATCTTGATCCTACTACATTAAAAGAGGTAGAAAAAGATATTTCCGTAATCGATAAAAGTGTACTTCCGCCAATACCTAGAATAATTAAATAG
- the vgrG gene encoding type VI secretion system tip protein VgrG — protein MNNTGVIKTSKSADLITFKILIEGEELSKVYQVKNITVSKEVNKIPTAQIILIDGDPAERDFKLSNEDLLIPGKKIEITAGYHSDEETIFKGIVIKHNLRIRAKSAQLIIECKDEAVKMTIGRKSKYFYESSDSDIFEEIIGDYGLTNNIENTNHTHQELVQYNASDWDFLVSRAQANGKLCFIDDGTITIAKPDIGQSEVETVTFGGSLLDFDAEIDARHQVSKVAAYGWNHADQELVEVEGKDPSVSLNGNLSSGDLSDVIGLENLELRHGGVVTDTELQDWADAKWLFQQLAKVRGRIKFQGIPSVKPNTVLKLEGVGDRFNGNIYVTGVQHVITNGNWVANAQFGLSTEWFSETFDISSKPASGLLPAIQGLQVGIVSQLEEDPDGEDRILVQIPIINNEEEGIWCRVSSPDAGENRGIYFRPEIGDEVIVGFINQDPNDAIVLGMLHSSAKPSPITATDDNHEKGIITRSEMKVLFDDDKKVITIETPAGKVISLDEDKGAITIEDDNSNVIIINSDGISMESAGDIAIKASGDVNIEGTNVSIAANAEFKAEGSAGAEVSTSAIAVLKGSLVQIN, from the coding sequence ATGAATAATACCGGAGTCATAAAAACTTCTAAAAGTGCAGATTTAATCACTTTTAAAATCTTAATTGAAGGGGAGGAACTTTCGAAAGTGTATCAAGTAAAAAATATTACGGTTTCAAAAGAAGTTAATAAAATACCTACCGCACAAATAATTTTGATTGATGGCGATCCTGCAGAAAGAGATTTTAAATTAAGTAATGAGGATTTATTAATTCCTGGTAAGAAAATTGAAATTACAGCAGGTTATCACTCTGATGAAGAAACTATTTTCAAAGGAATTGTAATTAAACATAATCTCAGAATTAGAGCAAAATCAGCTCAATTAATAATTGAGTGTAAAGATGAAGCTGTAAAGATGACCATAGGAAGAAAAAGTAAGTACTTCTATGAGAGTTCTGATAGTGACATTTTTGAGGAAATCATTGGGGATTATGGATTAACGAACAATATTGAAAATACAAATCATACGCATCAAGAACTTGTTCAGTACAATGCTTCTGATTGGGATTTTTTAGTGTCAAGAGCGCAAGCAAATGGGAAGCTTTGTTTTATCGATGATGGAACCATAACTATTGCTAAACCAGATATAGGTCAATCAGAAGTTGAAACGGTAACCTTTGGAGGTTCACTATTAGATTTCGATGCTGAAATTGATGCTCGTCATCAAGTATCTAAAGTTGCTGCGTATGGATGGAATCATGCCGATCAAGAATTAGTCGAAGTTGAAGGGAAAGATCCGAGTGTTAGTTTAAATGGAAATTTAAGTTCTGGAGATTTAAGTGATGTTATTGGATTAGAAAATTTAGAACTTCGACATGGAGGGGTTGTTACGGATACAGAACTTCAAGATTGGGCAGATGCAAAATGGTTATTTCAACAATTAGCAAAAGTTCGAGGAAGAATTAAATTTCAAGGTATTCCATCGGTAAAACCTAATACTGTATTAAAACTAGAAGGTGTTGGAGATCGTTTTAATGGAAACATTTATGTAACAGGTGTACAGCACGTTATTACAAATGGAAACTGGGTGGCGAATGCACAATTTGGTTTGTCAACCGAATGGTTTTCAGAAACATTCGATATCTCATCTAAACCAGCTTCAGGATTATTACCAGCTATTCAAGGATTACAAGTTGGAATTGTTTCACAATTAGAAGAAGACCCTGATGGAGAAGATAGAATTCTAGTTCAAATTCCAATCATCAATAATGAAGAAGAAGGAATTTGGTGTAGAGTTTCATCCCCGGATGCAGGAGAAAATAGAGGTATTTATTTCCGACCAGAAATTGGTGATGAAGTCATTGTTGGTTTTATCAATCAAGATCCAAATGATGCAATTGTATTAGGAATGCTCCACAGCAGTGCAAAACCATCACCGATAACTGCCACAGATGATAATCATGAAAAAGGAATCATTACACGAAGTGAGATGAAAGTTTTATTTGATGATGATAAAAAGGTTATCACAATTGAAACGCCAGCAGGTAAAGTTATCTCTCTTGATGAAGATAAAGGAGCAATTACAATTGAAGATGATAATTCTAATGTTATAATTATAAACAGTGATGGTATATCAATGGAAAGTGCCGGAGATATTGCCATAAAAGCATCAGGGGATGTAAATATTGAAGGAACTAATGTAAGCATTGCAGCGAATGCTGAATTTAAAGCGGAAGGAAGTGCTGGAGCGGAGGTTTCAACAAGTGCAATTGCTGTATTAAAAGGTTCATTAGTTCAAATTAATTAA
- a CDS encoding GPW/gp25 family protein: MESKKAFLGIGWGFPPEFSEDLNEVVMISEEEDIKSSLEILLNTRLGERVMLPNYGCNLQDLLFEKLDRTLITYTKELIETAILYHEPRIDVIKIDISETDPLEGQLVIKIDYRIRATNSRTNVVFPFYKGEGTDIN, from the coding sequence ATGGAAAGCAAAAAAGCTTTTTTAGGAATAGGGTGGGGTTTCCCTCCTGAGTTTTCAGAAGATTTAAATGAGGTTGTAATGATTTCTGAAGAAGAGGATATAAAAAGTAGTTTGGAAATTTTATTGAATACACGATTGGGAGAGCGTGTAATGTTACCAAATTACGGATGTAATCTTCAAGACTTACTTTTTGAAAAGTTAGACAGAACCCTAATTACTTACACGAAGGAACTTATTGAAACAGCAATTCTTTATCATGAACCAAGAATTGATGTAATTAAAATTGATATCTCAGAAACAGATCCTTTAGAAGGTCAACTAGTGATAAAAATTGATTACAGAATAAGAGCTACAAATAGTAGAACAAATGTTGTTTTTCCTTTTTATAAAGGAGAAGGAACAGATATAAACTAA
- a CDS encoding DUF5908 family protein — MPITIKELHIKINVDEKSNDKPNNRGSKGGNQDEIITACVEEVMDILKRQNDR, encoded by the coding sequence ATGCCAATAACAATCAAAGAGTTACATATCAAAATTAATGTTGATGAAAAATCTAATGATAAACCAAATAATCGAGGATCAAAAGGAGGTAATCAAGATGAAATAATTACTGCTTGTGTTGAAGAGGTAATGGATATTCTTAAAAGACAAAACGATCGATAA
- a CDS encoding PAAR domain-containing protein has protein sequence MGNPAARVTDMHVCPMVSGTVPHVGGPILPAGEPTVLIGGMPAARVGDMATCTGPPDSIVGGSGTVLIGGMPAARLGDSTAHGGTIVTGEFTVLIG, from the coding sequence ATGGGAAATCCAGCAGCTAGAGTTACAGATATGCATGTTTGTCCGATGGTATCAGGAACTGTACCGCATGTTGGCGGACCAATTTTACCAGCTGGGGAACCTACAGTTTTAATAGGTGGAATGCCGGCAGCCAGGGTTGGAGATATGGCAACATGTACTGGTCCACCAGATAGTATTGTAGGAGGTTCGGGAACAGTTTTAATTGGCGGAATGCCCGCTGCAAGATTAGGAGATAGTACCGCCCATGGAGGTACAATTGTAACAGGAGAATTCACAGTTTTAATAGGTTAA